Within the Comamonadaceae bacterium OTU4NAUVB1 genome, the region CGGCCATGGCCTTGAGGACCGCCCGCCGGTCGATCCGGTAGAGCAGCAGCAGCCCAACCGGAATGGCCAGCAGCAGTGCTAGCCAGCCGCCCCGGGACTGCGACAGGACGGAGCCGTGCAGGCCCGCCAGCACCGCGACCCCCGCCAGCAGCTTGCCCCGCCCGTCGAGGCGCTTGCGCATGCAGAGGGCCTGCACCAGCAGCATCACCGCCATGAGCAGCGCGAGGTTGCCCCACTGGATGGCGTTGGTGTGCTTGGTCGGGAAACCCGAGGCCCGCGGCGCGCCCTCGACGTGCACCTGCCACAGGGCCACGGCGCCAGCGCCCAGGCAGCCCGCGACCAGTCCCCAGTAGAACAATCTGGGGCGCGGCGGATGGACGGTGGCGAACAGGAGGCAGATCGCGCCCGCCACGAACTTGGCGGGCCGGTCCCATTGGCCGGCGCGCTCCGAGGGGTCGGCGATCGACATCCAGAGCACGGCCATCGCGAGCATGGACGCGAACATCAGCCAGGTGACACGGTCGTGGGGGGACCTGATCCACTTGTGCACCGAGGCGATCGCCGCGATAAAAAGCAGCGCCGCACCGTAGGAGTAGCCGGACTGCAGGACCAACGCCACGCCCGGCAGCAGGAAGGCGGCCCCCGTGCTCACGGATCGAAGGCCCGGAATGTGCTTCG harbors:
- a CDS encoding O-antigen ligase family protein, whose amino-acid sequence is MSTGAAFLLPGVALVLQSGYSYGAALLFIAAIASVHKWIRSPHDRVTWLMFASMLAMAVLWMSIADPSERAGQWDRPAKFVAGAICLLFATVHPPRPRLFYWGLVAGCLGAGAVALWQVHVEGAPRASGFPTKHTNAIQWGNLALLMAVMLLVQALCMRKRLDGRGKLLAGVAVLAGLHGSVLSQSRGGWLALLLAIPVGLLLLYRIDRRAVLKAMAGLAALIALVGVMNYQVVAQRFHIMEQEVQTYDTARDASSSVGQRMEHWRFAVDMIKEKPLLGWGFAPYMEQKAERAAAGKYHPAIVEYKFVHNEVLDVLVKRGVIGLLALLSFYAIPVFMFWPTRGRLARHADTAKRDQILALRLSGLAIPVLYIGFGLTQVFFAHNSGIMFYLFAVIVNWSALVGVERDDGRGWPAERPVPP